The nucleotide sequence CTGCAATGTCTTCCACCAGAAAGAGCACCAAGAGATCACGCCCCGAGCCGCCGCCGCCGCTTCAATCGCTCAAGAAGCAAGCACCGAATGCAAAACTCAGCGACGATTTGGATCTCGATGTTTCTAGGTTCGTTATCTCCATCTTCCTCTGATTTCATTCTAGATCGTGACTTGAGATTGATTTCCGCTTGGATCGTGCAGCGATCTCAAAGGCATCATGTCGGCGTTGCAGCAAATCAGAGAGAAAGCGCAAGAGGATGGCCgtaagaagaaggaagagagcATCTCCAGGTGAtgatccatctctctctctttcactaCTTAGTTTCTCTCCGCTTTAGTTTGATCATCGAATATATAGAAGATTCAGAGCTCGATTATCTCCATAACGTTCGATTTCATCTACTACGCGCACGATGATATCCTCAGTTTCTCAATCTCGTTCCGATCATATGCATCTTAAATCATTGTTGCTAGCTGCGATCGTTTCTTATGCTTGTTATCGATCTTGGTACATGATTTAGCTAGGCTGATGATCCTTAGGTGTTCGATCGTTTGTTCTAGAGTTTGATTTCGATTGATCTATTGTGAAAGTTGTTGTGATATGCTCGCGGATCATATGAACTTGAACGCAAGTGTTTGATTGGTATCGTTTCATTCGTTTCCAGAATTTTGGAATCGTTTGCTTTCACATATAGAGAGCGTTTGTATCTCTTGTTGATTCCTATCATTGATTGGGTGTCTTGTATTGTGATTTTGTCAATTATTGTTTCAGAACGGCAGAATCACAGTGAGAATTCATGATTTTGATCAGCAGAATCAGTTTTTCTCCATGGTTCTAATGCTTTTTTAAGTGTCGTTAGCTTTGATTGCTGAATCTTGTTTTGAATCTGTGTGCCTCTTTCTGGCAGTGTGTCTACTGAGGTAAAGTTAAAGATCGATGAGCTGAAGTCAAAACTTGAGAAAGAAAGGTAAGGGCTACGTTGCTGAGGATGGATATCTGATCTTATGTGCTTTGTGTTTGGTTTACAAGATAAGAAATGAAAGCGAACTGATGAGTTCTATCCTTGACTGCAGACAAAACTTTGCTAAAGCACTTACAAAGAGTTCAAAGGAGGTTTGAATAACAAAGAACTAAAGAtgatatttaactttttttaaggCATTAGAAACGTACAAGGAACTGACGTATGATCCATATTCGCAGTGTGAGAGTCTCTTGAAGGATGAATCAGCCAAATTTGAGGAGCTCCATcacaagttcatgaaggaaaaATCTGATCGTCTACAGTGTCTGAAAGGTTTGCATTCCATTTCCCTCTGGTATTGTTATCTCTGACTCTTAACCTCAGTTAGCGTTTGGTGTCAAAAGTCTATACCACAAAGTTTTATTTCGTTAGCTAAAGTGGGATATTCATATTACTGATATAGAATGTGTTTCTGCTTGCCAGACATTGTTTCCAAGTTTGAGGAGGACAAGGAGAGGCTCTATATGCGATATGAGCAACAAAGTAAGCAACCCTTATAATGAAACCATTGTTATAAGACGGAAACACCTTTACTCACTTCCACATGTAAAATAACGTATAGGGAAGAAGGACAAGACAATGATATCAGACCAGGAGAAGTTCTGCGCGGAAAAGCTTGCTCAATTGGAAGAGTCGCTGAAGACAAAGAAACGGGTAAATAAACAGCCTTACATATAGTTGTTATTATCTCTACCACATAtgctctctctatctctctttgaTTTTGTTATATGATGAACCGTTTATTACTGGGATGTAGGGTGACAAAACGTTCAGCATACTGAGGAAAACTCTCGGCTCTTTTCTGGAGAATGAAGCTTCTGATGAGGAGTTCCCACCTGATGAGTGAATCATCTACGTCTCTTCACTTGACGCTGCAAGAAAGTTAAAACCCCTTTGACTTTGATCCAGCCGGAcctttctttatatattttcaaagctTTCAATATTATGAACATGAACCTTATTGTCTTCTATTCTATGTTATGGTTTCAAATGAAATATTAATTACACTAGTATCCACCACTAGTTATTGATTTCAAACTAGTATCAGGGTATTTTAATTGTTGGGGGTGTGATTGGTAACAATAGAAAAGCGTATCAAACACTAGCAGTTTCTGGCCGAACTTCTTTACTTTCTTATCATATATCAAACACTAGCCATCTTCCACATTTGATGTGTGTGACATAGAGCGTATCTTTAAGCCAAGTCATGGAGCTTTCTTACAACCTTCAAGTTTTCATTTGATTGTTCTGGTCGCTCTGAAACTAAGAATGCCGCCCAAGGGTACTATTGCCCTCAGTGCAAGTTCTATGTCCATAAGGAATGCGCCGCCTTCAGATAATCCACCTTTCTCCTCTCCCACATCCTCTCAAGCTCCTTAGGTGCTGACCACTTCGTTGTAGTAATGGAAGTTGTTGCTTGTGTGGAGAAACTCTTCAGCTTTTGGTTTGTAGTTGTTCCAACCACTTGTAACTTTAGTTTAGACACGGCTTGCCCCAAAAAAGCAAGAGATTTCAAGCATTGACTACCCAAGAGCCCATGAGCATAGGCTTCACCTCTTGGCCAAACGTGTCTCCTTTCCTTGTCCTTCTCCATGGAGGTCCTTGTGTCATCATATTCAATTTCATGACCCACAGAGACTGCGTTTTCTTTAATTGCCTACTGTGCCATAGTTTCAAatgatttaatttaaatacATTATAGCAGGATCCAACTGtcactctttttttctttctcatcgACAACATTTGTTATATATGTTGCGGAGACACATCATGCATATCTCAAACACATCTCAGAAACAGATCTAATCCCAGTGGTGAACTTTTAACGAGGAAGAAATGACtgatatttcaaaataaacacATTATCTCATGAATTACAGCACGCCTCTTGATTTTACAAGAATCTCATTTCAACATCAGAAAAACAAAGAGGGgtgaaaatgttataaaaaagGGAAGAAGACTGAGTTTCTTTTCACTTCCAGAGCTCTTCCATGGGGATTCCACGCTCGAGAGCAACATCCTTGAACTGTCTCATCTGTTGAACTGCTGCAAGAGTAGCTCTCGCGTTGTTGAGAGCATTGTTGCTTCCCAGCTGTTTCCCCAAAGCATTCTCAACTCCTGCCATCTCTAGCACTATCCTAACCGCTCCTCCAGCAATCACACCTGTACCCGGTGAAGCTGGTCTAAGCATCACCTTAGCCGCTCCGTAGTCTCCCTCTGATCTATATAACCAAAAATCCCATAGCTTAAACACCAAACAAACCATCTATAACATAACCAAACCATAACATACAAGAACCCAACACAGAGACATACACAAACCATGTCTGCTCAATCAAGAAACCCACAATGTTACACACTAAATCTACTTCATTGTCTATTGAGACATTACCATCAACCAAACAAGATTCTTCTAAAGCataacacaaacacaaacataaaaaaaatcaaaactttattaCCTGTGGGGGAACGTAAGATACTTAGTCATAGGCACTTGAACAATGTTCCTCCTAGCATCAATAGCACTCTTCTGAACAGCCGCAACAACCTCCTTAGCCTTAGCACAACCAACTCCGACATTCCCTTGCTTATCTCCGACAACAACAATCGCCCTAAACTTCAACTGCTTCCCTCCTTTCACAACCTTAGTCACCCTCCTCACCTGCACAACCCTCTCCTCGAACCCATCCcttatcttctccttcttcggcTTCTGCCCACCGATCCCTCCTCCGCCTTTCTTCATCTTCGAGTCCATCACGTTAACGTCTTTCCCAAGCATGCTCTCCCCGCTGTACGCGGGCCCGTAGAGCTCCTCGTAGGCCGTGGCGATCTCGGCCTCCGTCTCGTCGGCGCCTTCGTCGAAGTACGGCGCGGGGACGAAGCCCTCGGGAGGGGAAGGAGGGTCGAAGACGGCGTTGGCGGTTATCTCGGGGTTTTGGTCCTCGAAGAAGATGGTCTCGGATTGGTCTGAGGAGGAGGCGGCTTTGAGGGGGGTGAGGGTTGTGGGTCGTTTgaggaaggagaaggagatggtgGGTCGAGAGGAGGTGAGGCGGGAGGTTGGGGTGTGGAGGgagagagaggaaagagaggAGAGAGCTGACGTTGTCGCCATTGGAATGAGGGATGAGGGAAGCAGAGAGTGAAGAAGAGAGGCTTATCCGTagcagtagaagaagaagaagattgaagagaactgtttttaattatatcttTGTTTTCTTACAAATTAGCCCCAATAGTTTAAAACATTAACTTTTGACCCCTTGTTAAGTAACTTTTGGGTCTTTTTGTTCGAAATGGGCTACAAGGAGACAGCCTTTGTTTGTTATATTACTTTTGGCCCATTAAAGGTTTATGCAAAGTTGCAAACACCAATTGGATATCTCTAAGATTAatgattaaaaatgatttagGATAAGGTTCAGGTTAAGGTGAAAGGATGCATACTTGGATCACTAACATTTATAACACAGACGATCAATAAGGAAATTATGTATTATCTACAAGTTGTAGACTACAACCCCCATTTATTGTATACtgtatacaattttattttatttttggccTATTAAAGGTTCAtgcaaagtttttttattaattcgaAAAATTCAGAGCCTAAATCCATAAGCCCCTTGGACCATGGACATGAGCTGGTTGTTTAATCCTCTTCCCGCAACTGCTGAGATTCGAATTTAGCATCTCTACCCTTTGAAAAGAAGGTTTACCAATAAGTTCATGCAAAGTTGTAAAACCTAATTGGATCTCTAAGACTAATGATTTAGGAGGTTCAGGTTAAAGGATGCATACTTGGATTACTAACATTTATAACACAAAAGATCAATAAGGAGGATCTGTATTATCTGCAAGTTGAAGACTACAACCCCCATTTATTGTATTATTATGtatacaaatattttcaaaactgtatgttagttatattattaattGATGTACTCTTTTTGTATAGATATTTCGAGATAAACTATTAagcaaaaaatggaaaatgatTCGTTATTTCTAGAAAATTTAGTTCACACGGCTTCAAAAAAGTTATCTCAGTGTtccttttagatttttaaaaacattaatttatagTATTCACTTCACCTATTCATAATTGATATATTTCAAAGACAGcacatgttcttttttttttgactaatttcTTACAGCACATGTTCTTAAcacaatacaaatatatttttttgtaattttataatgCCGTCCTCTTGATATATAAGTTTCAACACATTTGATCATGTTTCTTGATCATCTTAAGCCATCTAAGAATAGAGTGATTAGGTCACGTTGCCATGTAACCAAGCTTTGGAAAGATGTTTTTGTGTGTTAAAAAAGGATGTTTTTGTGGGATCGATTCTAGGATGTTTTTGTAGGATCGATTTTAACCTTTCTAAATCACTTTGATAAAcagtaaaattgaaataaatatttagtaatCCGTGATTTAACCAAACTAAAATACATATGATgatgaaaaaaaacattcgTCAAAATTGAGCTGCACACAGTTTTAAGCGATTCACCAATGACAACTTAGCACAAAAAGATAACTACACGACCAAAAATAAATGAGTGTACTACAAAAGGCCCCACGTAGAATTCAGAATTAACGTTGCTTGTTGCTGTCACGTGGAAAAGTTAAGGTTCCTCTGCCACTTATCTTATGTATTGTCTACTTCAAAGTGAAAAAAGAAGCACATATTGTTTTTACAAACGTGACTACGTGATAACTACATTGTTCAATGTTATATGAACGTAGTTCTATTTTATGGTCTTCACTAATATAGACTTCATGCATTACCGTTGTCAGCAaaaagacttattcttgggttcaccccctagggtaaacctttaggttcaccaaccaataggattgtgttattttatgttcgaaatcttttaaaaaaggaaacaaaatattttttcaagctataaattatattatatttttaaaatagaaaggtaaaaataaataaattaaaaaagtagtaattaaaaaaatatatttttaacgtcttcaacaaaatactaaaccctaaatcctaatctctaatccctaaacccaaaatcctaaacccttgggtaaaatttaaatccttggataaatcctaaacttcaaatcaaaaacactaaacactcaagggtttagggtttatggttttaagatttagtgtttttgatttagagtatgaattatccaagggtttagagtttgccCAAAGGTttatagggtttagggattaggatttacagtttagtgttttgctgatgacgataaaactatttttttttttaatttgtttttctctaactactatttttttctaattttttaaccttttttattttaaaaacataatatatcttgacaatattttgtttccttttctaaaagatatcggatttgaaataatgaaatcctattggttggtgaacctagaggttcaccctagggggtgaacccaagaataactccagcaaaaatgtaactattaaaccaaaaaaaaatgtacctACAATTTTGTAAACGTAAAAAAGGAAGTTCATGGTAATCTTGATTAGTTTATCCTGTATAAGATGACTTTGATCatctaattatatttaaaaatgaaagagACGACGTGTCCGGTCTTGAAGGGTTAGTTTCTATCTCGAACTTTTACTAGACAACATCATCCTTAGGttataaagtatattttttaaaaaaatagaagagaagGAGAATGAGATGCTGAACAAAAAGATGCCTATAGAATTTACAGGCAGTGCAATAATGTGACCAGCAAATTATTTTCTTCATATGAtccattataaatttataagagtttgttTTCTCCTTTACCATTAAATCAAGAGGCTCCACATGCAAATTGTTGCTATTTCATAACCACTTTGGTCCCTTATCTTTATCTTTCATCATATCTagatttcttttaataaagagATCTAATATATGGGATTATGTAAACTTAATGTGAAGTAATTTCAGACTTAACATTAAACCCTAAGATATTTAGACAATTTACTTGAGTAATTAGTCTTTATAAACTAAGGATGATGTTGATTACTCTCAAATCACTTGTCCACTTGTGTTTGCTTTCTTGTGCTTGTGCATGATAACATACTCTTCAATAGTACATAGGAAGATGCATggtcatatatattatatacacaaattaaaataatagattattaaagcttgattgtgtgttttttttacaCAAGATGCTGACAAACTTTATACATAGAAGggagaagaaacaagaaatgGTGAAATTTGTGGTCCAACAACATAGGCACCTTACTTTTGTTTGGGAGGGGGGCCTCTACTTCTCTTCCCATGTCTTCTTCCATCTTTCatgtttgagagagagagagagagagagtagattCTAAAGATGAGTACGAGAAGAAGTAGAGCGGAAGGGAAGAGGAGTTTAAGAGAAATGagtgaggaagaggaagaagacgaagaagatgaggagacatttgaaggggaagaagatgaagatactTCTGAAGAAGAGGCCGTGGaaaagaagcagaaaggcaaaGCTACCACAAGTAGTAGCAGTGGTACAGGAGCTTGTCAAGTGGAGAGATGTACTGCAGATATGAACAGAGCCAAACAATACCATAAACGACACAGAGTCTGCGAGTTTCATGCCAAAGCTCCTCTTGTTCGGATCTCTGGTCTTTACCAACGTTTCTGCCAACAATGTAGCAGGTAAATAAAACATTTGTCATCAAATAACTGATCTTTAGAACCGAAAACAAGAAGATGATACtttttaactttgttttttcttaaagGTTTCACGAGCTAAGTGAGTTTGATGACACCAAGAGGAGTTGCAGGAGACGCTTGGCTGGACACAATGAGAGAAGGCGTAGAAACACATCTCAATAAAGAAAGACATGTGAAATGGTCTCATGAACTTTAGCCTTTGCTTGCTCTCTTCTGTCAGTCTCTTTGTAATCTCTCTGTTTTCTCCATATTGCTTGTAATCTCTAGCTATCTGCTAAAACTTAAGACATCAATAAATGCATCTTGCCCAAGTAAATGCTTTGAAGGAATATATTTATTCAAGCCAAGATCTGTATATGTTTCACCACCCATTGAGGAGACAGGTAGAAAGCTAACAAAACACAATAATCTGCTAGCAACTTTTGATTTTTGAGATCTGTAGTTCAGTTACAAGAAAGCTCATCAGATTCCTCGCAGTTCTGAGATCtgaaatacatttatattcGAATGCTAATACTAATCCTAATCACGTTTGATTCCCAACAATTTCATTGACAACTCCCAAGCCACAATAGCTGCTGCATTAGCAGGGAATGCTCTCACAATGGTTGGACCTAAACCAGCATAGCATCCCTTGACTCCAGCCCTCTTATGAATCTGCAGAGAGAtgatttcaaattcaaaaaacacTATTCCATTCAAAGAGACAATGCAAAAAAATCAAGATGTCTGTGACTAACTGATCTCAACACTTTGAAAGGATTTGTCTCAGTAGCTTTGTCTGGAGAGGTCTGAATAATGGTTTTTGCTACATCAAAAGGCAAAACAGCTGACCAGCACTGTAACGTAGAAACAGCATTAGTTCGATATCCAATTAGTTCATGAAACACAATAGAAAGAAAGATGCTTACAGCAATGCCTCCAAGGCCACCAGTGAGAACACCTATCCCCATATCAACCAAGTAACCATCTTTCAACTTAGAACCCTCCAACCTCGAGTGGATGTGATAACGTAAGTACTCATAGACAGTAAAAAAGACAGCATTTC is from Brassica napus cultivar Da-Ae chromosome A4, Da-Ae, whole genome shotgun sequence and encodes:
- the LOC106447198 gene encoding squamosa promoter-binding-like protein 3, whose translation is MSTRRSRAEGKRSLREMSEEEEEDEEDEETFEGEEDEDTSEEEAVEKKQKGKATTSSSSGTGACQVERCTADMNRAKQYHKRHRVCEFHAKAPLVRISGLYQRFCQQCSRFHELSEFDDTKRSCRRRLAGHNERRRRNTSQ
- the LOC106423692 gene encoding nucleolar protein 58-like, translated to MSSTRKSTKRSRPEPPPPLQSLKKQAPNAKLSDDLDLDVSSDLKGIMSALQQIREKAQEDGRKKKEESISSVSTEVKLKIDELKSKLEKERQNFAKALTKSSKECESLLKDESAKFEELHHKFMKEKSDRLQCLKDIVSKFEEDKERLYMRYEQQRKKDKTMISDQEKFCAEKLAQLEESLKTKKRGDKTFSILRKTLGSFLENEASDEEFPPDE
- the LOC106423691 gene encoding 30S ribosomal protein S5, chloroplastic-like is translated as MATTSALSSLSSLSLHTPTSRLTSSRPTISFSFLKRPTTLTPLKAASSSDQSETIFFEDQNPEITANAVFDPPSPPEGFVPAPYFDEGADETEAEIATAYEELYGPAYSGESMLGKDVNVMDSKMKKGGGGIGGQKPKKEKIRDGFEERVVQVRRVTKVVKGGKQLKFRAIVVVGDKQGNVGVGCAKAKEVVAAVQKSAIDARRNIVQVPMTKYLTFPHRSEGDYGAAKVMLRPASPGTGVIAGGAVRIVLEMAGVENALGKQLGSNNALNNARATLAAVQQMRQFKDVALERGIPMEELWK